Below is a genomic region from Pyrococcus kukulkanii.
GATGGTCAGTTATGGAAATAAGATAGATGTTGATGATGCTGATTTGATGGAATACTTTGCCCATGACGATCAGATTAAGGTGATGACGTTCTACATTGAGGGCGTTAAGGATGGAAGGAGGTTCATGGAAGTCGCCAAGAAGGTTACAAAGATAAAGCCGATAATAGCCCTAAAGAGCGGAAGGACTGAGTACGGAGCTAAGGCAGCATCATCTCATACTGGCTCGCTTGCAGGTCAGGACGTAATTTATGATGCCGTATTCAAGCAGACTGGAATTATTAGAGCTGAGGATTTTGAGCACATGTTCGACTTAGCTAAGGCGTTTGCAAAGTGCAAGCTTCCCAAGGGTGACAGGATAGGGATAATAACTGACGGTGGCGGAGCTGGAGTTATGGCGAGTGATGCCGTAGCTAAGTTCGGCCTTAAGCTTGCTGAGCTGAGTGAAGAAACCATAAAGTTCCTGAAGGAGAGATTCCCGCCACATGCAGTGGTTGGCAATCCAACGGACGTTGTTGGTGATACAGACGCAGAGAGGTACAGGCTTGCCCTTGAGGCTTTCACCAAGGATCCAAACGTTGATGCTATCCTCGTAATTGTCCTGTTCCAAGTTCCCCTGTTAGATGAAGAGGAAGTCATAAATATTATAGCTGACTACGCAAAGAAGAGTGAGAAGCCGATAGTTGCCGTTGCAATGGGAGGTTATAAGACGGATAAATACGCTAGAATGCTGGAAGAGAAGGGTG
It encodes:
- a CDS encoding acetate--CoA ligase family protein, with amino-acid sequence MNGRDIKEQLKPFFEPRAVAVIGATNKRGKVGNVIFENFKRNKEKGIFKGNIYPVNPKLDEIDGYKVYHDVSELPDDTDLAVIAIPAPAVPGTMKKIAEKGIKAVIIITGGFGELGEEGKRMEREILEIARAHGIRVIGPNCVGVYAPDTGVDTVFLPEEKMDRPQSGPIAFISQSGAFAAAMLDWAAMAGIGIGKMVSYGNKIDVDDADLMEYFAHDDQIKVMTFYIEGVKDGRRFMEVAKKVTKIKPIIALKSGRTEYGAKAASSHTGSLAGQDVIYDAVFKQTGIIRAEDFEHMFDLAKAFAKCKLPKGDRIGIITDGGGAGVMASDAVAKFGLKLAELSEETIKFLKERFPPHAVVGNPTDVVGDTDAERYRLALEAFTKDPNVDAILVIVLFQVPLLDEEEVINIIADYAKKSEKPIVAVAMGGYKTDKYARMLEEKGVPVYPTPERGVRALAGLVRYSKYLRGNEK